The following coding sequences are from one uncultured Desulfobacter sp. window:
- a CDS encoding MBL fold metallo-hydrolase, with translation MNIKFWGTRGSIPISFSSRDIEYKLVKALQRTGSHNLSSEKEINRFIKSLPFSIRGTFGSNTSCVQVKGEDKNQIIICDSGTGVRDLGTSLAAAINREGPQHFSIHIFISHLHWDHINGFPFFIPAYMEGCTINFYGYHDTLEASMTAQQNAANFPVPLSAMGAEIRFNVLALDQTYDIGGFSVKGIKQSHPGDSFGFRFEQNDKAFVYSTDSEHHDDVDRDDYPFVQFFDNADLVVFDAQYKFAETLTSKKDWGHSSSMIGIELALRSGVKRLCLFHNDPGSCDESLAQHAVDAQKYARLCPCPEAQDLEVFTAYDGLEINI, from the coding sequence TTGAATATCAAATTCTGGGGCACCAGGGGATCAATCCCTATTTCATTTTCTTCGCGTGACATCGAATATAAACTTGTCAAAGCATTGCAAAGGACAGGTTCCCATAATCTTTCATCGGAAAAGGAGATCAACCGGTTTATAAAAAGCCTGCCCTTTTCAATCCGGGGAACCTTCGGCTCAAACACATCCTGTGTTCAGGTTAAGGGGGAAGACAAAAATCAAATCATCATCTGCGACAGCGGCACCGGAGTCCGGGATCTTGGGACATCTCTTGCGGCAGCCATTAACCGCGAGGGTCCGCAACATTTTTCCATTCACATTTTTATTTCCCACCTTCACTGGGATCATATCAACGGGTTTCCTTTTTTTATACCGGCTTATATGGAAGGATGCACCATTAACTTTTATGGATACCATGACACACTTGAAGCATCCATGACCGCCCAGCAGAACGCCGCCAATTTTCCCGTTCCCCTGTCAGCCATGGGGGCCGAGATTAGGTTTAACGTGCTGGCACTTGATCAAACCTATGACATCGGAGGCTTTTCAGTCAAGGGGATTAAACAGAGCCACCCGGGAGACTCCTTTGGATTCAGGTTTGAACAAAACGATAAAGCCTTTGTCTATTCAACCGATTCAGAACATCATGACGATGTTGACAGGGATGACTACCCGTTTGTGCAATTTTTCGACAACGCGGATCTGGTTGTGTTTGATGCGCAGTACAAATTTGCAGAAACTTTAACCAGCAAGAAGGACTGGGGGCACTCGAGCAGCATGATAGGCATTGAACTTGCCCTCAGGTCGGGTGTCAAAAGGCTTTGCCTGTTCCACAATGATCCTGGGTCCTGCGATGAAAGCCTGGCGCAGCATGCCGTCGATGCCCAAAAATATGCCCGGCTTTGCCCCTGTCCC
- the radC gene encoding DNA repair protein RadC, protein MPKRMSDIPKQNRPREKMLENGPAFLSDDELVAILLGSGTKGHDVMTVAARIVRLVDAHKGRPDLRDLQQLEGVGPAKAMLVAAALEFARRRIHPEGLKIKTPLDVLPLIRHYGDRKQEHFLCISLNGANEVITHRVVSIGLVNQTQVHPREVFADPITDRASAVILAHNHPSGDLTPSAADKKVTRRLQEAGDTLGITVLDHIIFSPKGHYSFVENGCLM, encoded by the coding sequence ATGCCTAAACGAATGTCGGATATCCCCAAACAGAACCGACCCCGGGAAAAAATGCTGGAAAACGGCCCGGCATTTTTAAGCGATGATGAACTGGTGGCGATTTTGCTGGGTTCCGGTACCAAAGGTCACGATGTCATGACCGTGGCGGCCCGGATTGTCCGGTTGGTGGATGCCCATAAGGGGCGCCCGGATCTGAGGGATCTGCAGCAACTGGAAGGCGTGGGGCCGGCCAAGGCCATGCTGGTTGCCGCAGCCCTGGAATTTGCCCGTCGCCGCATTCACCCGGAAGGACTTAAAATCAAAACGCCCCTGGATGTGTTGCCCCTGATCCGCCATTATGGAGACCGGAAACAGGAACACTTTTTATGCATTTCCCTGAATGGGGCCAATGAGGTGATCACCCATCGTGTGGTCTCCATCGGCCTGGTGAATCAAACCCAGGTGCATCCCCGGGAGGTCTTTGCCGATCCCATCACCGACCGGGCTTCGGCGGTGATTCTGGCCCACAACCATCCATCCGGTGACCTCACGCCCAGTGCGGCCGATAAAAAGGTTACCCGCCGGCTTCAAGAGGCCGGCGACACCTTAGGGATTACCGTTCTGGATCATATTATTTTCAGCCCTAAAGGACATTACAGCTTTGTGGAAAATGGCTGTTTGATGTGA